A region of Siniperca chuatsi isolate FFG_IHB_CAS linkage group LG23, ASM2008510v1, whole genome shotgun sequence DNA encodes the following proteins:
- the LOC122871175 gene encoding G-protein coupled receptor 22-like: MHTSPVLISAATMSNMTVLDTADPYDLDVTSSEAIYPISFQVSLTGFLLLEIVLGLSSNLTVLVLYCMKQNLISSVSNIITMNLHVVDVLVCVCCIPLTAVVVLLPLEADTAMICCFHEACVSFASVATAANVLAITVDRYDISVRPANRVLTMGRAVTLLGSIWALSFFSFLVPFMEVGFFINSGSDVFNQTAVVTVVHTNEYYTELGLYYHLLAQIPIFFFTAVVMLVTYYKILQALNIRIGTRFQHNLPKKKQKSKNTISLSTATQAESTDASQSSTGVRAGGNAPLGMRASVSVIIALRRAVKRHRERRERQKRVFRMSLLIISTFLLCWTPITVLNTIILSTGPSDLTVRLRLGFLVMAYGTTIFHPLLYAFTRQKFQKVLKSKMKKRVVSVVEADPTPNNVVIHNSWIDPKRNKKVTFEDTEARQKCLCLQDAE, from the exons ATGCACACATCCCCAGTGCTGATCTCTGCAGCCACCATGAGCAACATGACGGTGCTTGACACTGCTGACCCCTATGACCTTGACGTGACCTCCTCCGAGGCCATCTACCCCATCAGCTTCCAG GTTTCTCTGACAGGCTTCCTGCTTTTGGAGATAGTTTTGGGCTTAAGCTCAAACCTCACTGTGCTCGTCCTCTACTGTATGAAACAAAACCTCATCAGCTCCGTCTCCAACATAATCACCATGAATCTGCATGTGGTGGATGTGTTG gtgtgtgtatgctgcATCCCGCTGACAGCCGTGGTGGTGTTACTTCCTTTGGAGGCGGACACAGCCATGATCTGCTGTTTCCACGAGGCCTGCGTCTCCTTTGCGAGTGTAGCTACAGCTGCTAACGTCCTGGCCATCACTGTGGACCGCTATGACATCTCAGTGCGGCCAGCAAACCGTGTGCTTACAATGGGCCGAGCTGTAACTTTACTGGGATCCATCTGGGCTCTATCCTTTTTCAGTTTCCTGGTTCCCTTCATGGAAGTAGGGTTCTTCATCAACTCTGGTTCAGACGTTTTTAACCAGACTGCAGTGGTCACAGTGGTTCATACAAATGAGTACTACACAGAACTGGGTTTGTACTATCACCTGCTAGCCCAGATTCCTATATTCTTTTTTACAGCTGTGGTAATGCTAGTGACTTACTACAAGATCCTTCAGGCACTTAATATTCGCATTGGAACACGCTTTCAGCACAACCTACCtaaaaagaagcaaaagagcaaaaacactATCTCTTTGAGCACTGCAACACAAGCAGAGTCAACTGATGCTTCACAGAGCAGCACAGGAGTCAGGGCAGGTGGGAATGCACCCTTGGGCATGCGGGCATCAGTGTCAGTCATTATTGCGCTAAGACGAGCAGTAAAGCGTCATCGGGAGAGACGGGAGAGGCAGAAACGAGTCTTCAGGATGTCTCTTCTCATCATCTCCACATTCCTACTTTGCTGGACTCCAATAACTGTGCTCAACACCATCATCCTCAGCACTGGGCCCAGTGACTTAACTGTTCGCCTCCGCTTGGGCTTCCTGGTGATGGCCTATGGAACCACTATCTTTCATCCGCTCCTCTATGCCTTCACTCGGCAGAAGTTCCAAAAGGTTTTGAAAAGCAAGATGAAGAAGAGGGTGGTGTCTGTAGTAGAAGCTGACCCTACGCCAAACAATGTGGTCATCCATAACTCGTGGATTGACCCCAAGAGAAACAAGAAGGTCACCTTTGAGGACACAGAAGCCAGACAAAAATGTCTATGCTTGCAGGATGCGGAGTAA